A window from Rhea pennata isolate bPtePen1 chromosome 1, bPtePen1.pri, whole genome shotgun sequence encodes these proteins:
- the GYG2 gene encoding glycogenin-2 isoform X1 produces the protein MSVTDQAFVTLATDDVYCQGALVLGQSLRNHRTSRKLAVLITPEVSSGMRSVLRSVFDEVIEVDALDSADSVRLALLQRPELGVTFTKLHCWTLTHYSKCVFMDADTLVLCNVDELFDREEFSAAPDSGWPDCFNSGVFVFRPSLKTYNLLLQFAEEHGSFDGGDQGLLNSFFSNWATTDIDKHLPFIYNLSSSAVYTYVPAFNHFGRDAKVVHFLGSTKPWNYKYNLQTRRVMQDGTTSGSSHQLSFLALWWNIYSASILPLLEKPQKLEESDSEECKHTFNGVEIILKKISPLVANSLQTPVLPERTQETHPTTCSAEELIFEAQPVCEVEQRGSNTHLSEPDRSSEQHTLHTAFQETSKLNEVSYAVSELSIHLKPEEPSAEDERRKWEEGRMDYMGKDAFEHIKKKLDAFLY, from the exons ATGTCCG TAACAGATCAAGCCTTTGTGACCCTTGCTACCGATGATGTTTATTGCCAAGGAGCTCTGGTTCTTGGACAGTCCTTGCGGAACCATAGGACATCCAGAAAACTGGCAGTACTAATTACACCAGAAGTTTCCAGTGGGATGAG GTCTGTCCTCCGCAGCGTGTTCGATGAAGTAATTGAGGTAGATGCACTTGACAGTGCTGACTCGGTCCGTTTGGCTCTGTTACAGAGGCCAGAACTGGGTGTAACCTTCACTAAGCTTCACTGTTGGACTCTTACTCATTATAGCAAATGTGTCTTCATGGATGCAGACACCTTG GTGTTATGCAATGTTGATGAACTGTTTGATCGAGAAGAGTTTTCAGCAGCTCCTGATTCTGGCTGGCCTGACTGCTTCAATAGTGGTGTGTTTGTATTCCGACCTTCTTTAAAAACTTACAACCTCCTGCTCCAGTTTGCAGAAGAACATGGCAGCTTTGATG GGGGTGATCAAGGCTTGTTGAATAGTTTCTTCAGTAACTGGGCAACAACAGATATTGATAAACACTTACCTTTCATCTATAATTTAAGCAGCAGTGCTGTATACACCTATGTTCCTGCTTTCAATCA TTTTGGTAGAGATGCCAAAGTTGTTCACTTCTTGGGATCGACAAAGCCCTGGAACTACAAATACAACCTTCAAACAAGGAGAGTTATGCAGGATGGCACCACCTCTGGATCTTCACATCAGCTGTCATTTCTTGCCCTCTGGTGGAACATATACAGTGCCAGTATATTACCTCTGTTAGAAAAACCTCAAAAGCTGGAAGAGTCAGACTCTGAGGAATGTAAG cACACATTCAATGGAGTTGAAATTATACTAAAAAAGATCAGTCCTCTTGTGGCCAATTCACTGCAAACGCCTGTGCTTCCAGAGCGAACACAGGAAACGCACCCCACAACATGCTCAGCTGAGGAACTCATTTTCGAAGCG CAACCTGTTTGTGAAGTTGAACAACGTGGTTCTAACACCCATCTCTCTGAGCCTGACAGATCTTCAGAACAACATACGCTTCATACAGCATTTCAGGAAACCTCAAAACTG AATGAGGTTTCCTATGCTGTTTCAGAGCTGTCTATTCACCTCAAACCAGAAGAACCAAGTGCAGAAGATGAACGGAGAAAATGGGAAGAAGGGCGAATGGACTATATGGGGAAAGATGCTTTTGAACATATCAAAAAGAAGTTGgatgcatttttatattaa
- the GYG2 gene encoding glycogenin-2 isoform X2, translating to MSVTDQAFVTLATDDVYCQGALVLGQSLRNHRTSRKLAVLITPEVSSGMRSVLRSVFDEVIEVDALDSADSVRLALLQRPELGVTFTKLHCWTLTHYSKCVFMDADTLVLCNVDELFDREEFSAAPDSGWPDCFNSGVFVFRPSLKTYNLLLQFAEEHGSFDGGDQGLLNSFFSNWATTDIDKHLPFIYNLSSSAVYTYVPAFNHFGRDAKVVHFLGSTKPWNYKYNLQTRRVMQDGTTSGSSHQLSFLALWWNIYSASILPLLEKPQKLEESDSEECKSEHRKRTPQHAQLRNSFSKRNLFVKLNNVVLTPISLSLTDLQNNIRFIQHFRKPQN from the exons ATGTCCG TAACAGATCAAGCCTTTGTGACCCTTGCTACCGATGATGTTTATTGCCAAGGAGCTCTGGTTCTTGGACAGTCCTTGCGGAACCATAGGACATCCAGAAAACTGGCAGTACTAATTACACCAGAAGTTTCCAGTGGGATGAG GTCTGTCCTCCGCAGCGTGTTCGATGAAGTAATTGAGGTAGATGCACTTGACAGTGCTGACTCGGTCCGTTTGGCTCTGTTACAGAGGCCAGAACTGGGTGTAACCTTCACTAAGCTTCACTGTTGGACTCTTACTCATTATAGCAAATGTGTCTTCATGGATGCAGACACCTTG GTGTTATGCAATGTTGATGAACTGTTTGATCGAGAAGAGTTTTCAGCAGCTCCTGATTCTGGCTGGCCTGACTGCTTCAATAGTGGTGTGTTTGTATTCCGACCTTCTTTAAAAACTTACAACCTCCTGCTCCAGTTTGCAGAAGAACATGGCAGCTTTGATG GGGGTGATCAAGGCTTGTTGAATAGTTTCTTCAGTAACTGGGCAACAACAGATATTGATAAACACTTACCTTTCATCTATAATTTAAGCAGCAGTGCTGTATACACCTATGTTCCTGCTTTCAATCA TTTTGGTAGAGATGCCAAAGTTGTTCACTTCTTGGGATCGACAAAGCCCTGGAACTACAAATACAACCTTCAAACAAGGAGAGTTATGCAGGATGGCACCACCTCTGGATCTTCACATCAGCTGTCATTTCTTGCCCTCTGGTGGAACATATACAGTGCCAGTATATTACCTCTGTTAGAAAAACCTCAAAAGCTGGAAGAGTCAGACTCTGAGGAATGTAAG AGCGAACACAGGAAACGCACCCCACAACATGCTCAGCTGAGGAACTCATTTTCGAAGCG CAACCTGTTTGTGAAGTTGAACAACGTGGTTCTAACACCCATCTCTCTGAGCCTGACAGATCTTCAGAACAACATACGCTTCATACAGCATTTCAGGAAACCTCAAAACTG A